In candidate division KSB1 bacterium, the sequence AAGCATTGATGGAATTCAGCGCATTGAACAGAAAATGGGGATTCATCTGCAATTTGAGCGCCTTGAGTTCGGCGTCTCGGGTGAGAATTTTGAGTTCAGCTTCTTCGATCTCTTTCTGTTTCAAATTGCGATGATAGATGATGGTGTAAAAAATTCCTGCCACGAAGAAGTACTGTATCATGCCAAATAAAAATTGCCAGCCAATGATCCCCCTGACATCGACCTGCTCAAAAATTCGCTCGCCCTCGGCCAGATACCAGGAACCATAGCTCAAAAAAAGCCATAGCGCTGAACAAAGAATGGCGAAAAGAAAATGAATTGAGAAGAAGAGAACTTTGCTTGTCCGATCGAAAGAGATTTTTTTACAAATAAACCAGATCACCAGGCTGACCAGGCCAAACAGGTAGTTGTAGTTGGCTGAAGCAATGAGCGCCGCCCAAAAGGGAATCGCTTCGATTTGTAGATACATCACCAGCGCATAAAACAACACCCAGAGGGTGCATAGCAGGATGACCCAGCAGATTGTTTTTGATTTTGTTGCTGTTTTCATTTTTTACTCATTGTGACCAAGCATGCATTCCTAAACTTAATAAGTTCAGGAATGATTGGAAATCGGATAACAAAACCGTACAAATTTAGCCAACTGAATAAACGTGTCATTTCGAGCGTAGCGAGAAATCTCTCTTGTAAACA encodes:
- a CDS encoding histidine kinase, yielding MKTATKSKTICWVILLCTLWVLFYALVMYLQIEAIPFWAALIASANYNYLFGLVSLVIWFICKKISFDRTSKVLFFSIHFLFAILCSALWLFLSYGSWYLAEGERIFEQVDVRGIIGWQFLFGMIQYFFVAGIFYTIIYHRNLKQKEIEEAELKILTRDAELKALKLQMNPHFLFNALNSINALVTKDPLSARKMIAHLSDLLRMSLETHDKLMIPFKEELELVHTYLAIEQMRFGDKMIFKEDIDPDLLTKPFPAMLLQPLLENAVKHGIASTRTGGTISLSIRRIDDQIVGTVINETGGDRSSKPATSASNGISLTNIRQRLDRMYGANYAWQIDQSEANKFKVEFKLPLQN